The Impatiens glandulifera chromosome 3, dImpGla2.1, whole genome shotgun sequence genome contains a region encoding:
- the LOC124929391 gene encoding inositol-tetrakisphosphate 1-kinase 3-like yields the protein MRFRDEDERDEHMLSMGNNPLTPQPMRVVGYALTSKKTKSFLQPKLELLARDKGILFVPIDQSRPLSEQGPFDIVLHKLTGKEWRQILEDYRQTHPEVTVLDPPDAIQHVYNRQFMLQDVADLNLSDAYGTVGVPKQLVIKKDPSSIPDAVYRAGLTLPLVAKPLVAKSHELSLAYDRCSLQKLEPPLVLQEFVNHGGVLFKVYVVGEAIKVVRRFSLPDVSKRELSKSAGVFRFPRVSCAAASADDADLDPSIAELPPRPLLERLARELRRRLGLRLFNLDMIREHGARDRFFVIDINYFPGYGKMPEYEHIFTDFLLTLGESKYKKLTSKPVEEPLG from the exons ATGAGGTTTAGGGATGAAGATGAGAGAGATGAACATATGCTATCAATGGGAAACAACCCTCTTACACCCCAGCCGATGAGAGTGGTTGGATACGCTCTCACGTCAAAGAAGACTAAGAGTTTTTTACAGCCCAAACTTGAACTTCTTGCTAG GGATAAGGGAATATTGTTTGTTCCCATTGACCAAAGCAGGCCACTTTCAGAGCAGGGTCCTTTTGACATAGTCTTGCATAAG CTAACTGGAAAGGAATGGCGACAGATTCTCGAG GATTACCGGCAAACACATCCAGAAGTTACAGTTCTCGATCCTCCAGATGCCATACAGCATGTATACAATCGCCAATTTATGCTTCAGGATGTTGCTGATCTGAACTTGTCTGATGCATATG GCACAGTCGGTGTGCCAAAGCAATTGGTTATAAAGAAGGATCCGTCATCCATTCCTGATGCAGTATACAGAGCTGGATTGACATTGCCTCTTG TTGCGAAACCATTGGTTGCGAAGTCACATGAACTGTCTCTAGCTTATGATAGATGCTCGCTCCAAAAACTTGAACCTCCACTTGTTCTACAAGAATTCGTGAACCATG GAGGTGTGCTGTTTAAAGTTTATGTTGTTGGTGAAGCCATCAAAGTTGTCAGACGATTTTCTCTGCCTGATGTGAGTAAGCGTGAACTATCGAAATCTGCGGGTGTATTCCGATTTCCAAGGGTTTCTTGTGCTGCTGCATCAGCTGATGATGCTGATTTAGATCCTTCAATTGCTG AGCTTCCTCCAAGACCATTGCTCGAAAGGCTTGCTAGGGAACTGCGTCGTCGATTG GGCCTTCGGCTATTCAATTTGGATATGATCAGGGAGCATGGAGCACGAGACCGTTTCTTTGTCATTGATATCAACTACTTCCCTG GGTATGGAAAAATGCCAGAGTATGAACACATTTTCACGGATTTCCTACTGACCCTGGGAGAGAGTAAGTATAAGAAACTTACTTCAAAGCCAGTTGAAGAGCCTCTGGgctaa